The Fictibacillus arsenicus genome contains a region encoding:
- a CDS encoding sodium:solute symporter family protein — MNFAILIPVLIVYMGIMSWLAYYGYKKTVTEADYLVGGRNIHPSIMALSYGATFISTSAIVGFGGVSAAHGFSLLWLAFLNIVLGIFVAFAIFGTRIRKLSLNLNATTFPTLLGKRYDSKFITVFSGLMIFVLMPAYTSIVLIGGGRFLQESMSMNFNLALIILAAIIAIYVITGGIKAVMYTDAFGAVIMLIGMAIFLFVTYQAVGGIVDGHSGLSAMKDLVPQALVDQGHQGWTSMPELGSPLWWTIVSTIIMGVGVGVLAQPQLAMRCMTVKDDRALYRSVLVGGIFIFFMTGAAFVIGPLSNLYFYNSTGEISLSVAKGNVDLIIPIFINQLMPDWFIYLFTLTLLSATISTISSLIHVQATAFGQDILKTLGVNTLFGSKLSPSRIGVLIGVIAAVILAYLLPAGIIAQATAFWFGICAAGFLPALIGALYWKRATKAAATASMITGFTASIIGFLFFHLKEAAAIGLSQALFGKATLLPFPWTHVDPLFYALPLSTVVFIAVTLMDKSANLNKQRDNTEITPAVSE, encoded by the coding sequence ATGAATTTTGCGATCTTGATTCCAGTCCTTATCGTTTATATGGGCATCATGTCCTGGCTGGCTTATTATGGTTACAAAAAAACAGTAACAGAAGCTGACTATTTAGTTGGCGGGCGAAATATTCATCCTTCGATTATGGCACTTTCTTATGGTGCTACATTTATCAGTACTTCCGCTATTGTAGGATTTGGGGGAGTTTCTGCCGCACACGGATTCAGCTTGCTATGGCTTGCTTTTTTAAATATCGTTTTAGGAATTTTTGTAGCATTTGCGATTTTCGGAACGAGAATTAGAAAGCTTTCTTTAAATTTGAATGCAACGACTTTTCCTACACTTTTAGGTAAAAGATACGATTCGAAATTCATCACAGTATTTTCAGGTCTCATGATTTTTGTTTTAATGCCAGCCTATACAAGTATCGTTCTGATCGGCGGGGGAAGGTTCCTGCAAGAATCGATGTCCATGAACTTTAACCTTGCACTAATTATTCTTGCTGCCATCATCGCTATTTATGTTATCACTGGAGGCATCAAAGCTGTTATGTATACCGATGCTTTTGGTGCTGTCATCATGCTTATTGGAATGGCCATTTTCTTGTTTGTTACATATCAAGCTGTTGGCGGAATTGTAGATGGACATAGCGGCTTAAGTGCGATGAAAGATCTTGTACCGCAGGCACTTGTTGACCAAGGCCATCAAGGCTGGACAAGCATGCCTGAGCTTGGTTCACCGCTTTGGTGGACAATTGTCAGTACGATCATAATGGGAGTCGGTGTCGGTGTTTTGGCCCAGCCGCAGCTAGCAATGAGATGTATGACGGTAAAGGACGACCGGGCGTTGTATCGTTCTGTTCTTGTCGGGGGTATTTTTATCTTCTTCATGACAGGTGCTGCATTTGTAATCGGCCCCTTAAGCAATCTTTATTTTTATAATAGTACTGGGGAAATATCATTAAGTGTTGCAAAAGGAAATGTTGACTTAATTATTCCGATTTTTATTAATCAGCTTATGCCAGATTGGTTCATCTATTTATTTACGTTAACTCTTCTTTCTGCAACGATCTCAACAATCAGTTCATTGATACATGTACAAGCTACAGCTTTTGGACAGGATATTTTGAAGACACTTGGTGTTAACACTTTATTCGGCTCAAAGCTAAGTCCTTCAAGAATCGGGGTTTTAATTGGTGTAATAGCAGCAGTAATTCTTGCTTATCTTCTTCCTGCAGGTATTATTGCACAAGCGACAGCGTTTTGGTTTGGAATTTGTGCTGCTGGCTTTTTACCAGCTCTGATCGGAGCGCTTTACTGGAAAAGAGCAACAAAAGCAGCCGCAACAGCTAGCATGATCACAGGGTTTACGGCGAGTATTATCGGATTTTTATTTTTCCATTTAAAAGAAGCAGCAGCCATTGGTCTTTCGCAGGCTCTTTTTGGTAAAGCTACGCTATTGCCATTCCCATGGACACATGTTGATCCATTATTTTATGCTCTGCCTCTTTCAACAGTTGTATTCATTGCCGTAACTTTAATGGATAAAAGCGCAAACTTAAATAAACAAAGAGACAATACAGAAATAACACCTGCTGTTTCTGAATAA
- a CDS encoding YndM family protein: protein MEQVKGILIKFIVSLIAFWIALDLFFDASISDIISFAVTATAVSYILADRILLPRLGKKNTLMAEFILIYMIVWIFGSILLNGYLQIAWGSIISAGIITAGEVFVHQYLLKNMPERKKVKRQHRRFRQPSLRYATEFAEEQDPRDKKKK, encoded by the coding sequence TTGGAACAAGTTAAAGGTATTTTAATCAAATTTATCGTCTCTTTGATCGCTTTTTGGATTGCATTGGATTTATTCTTTGATGCATCAATCAGTGATATCATTTCATTCGCCGTAACTGCTACAGCTGTATCTTATATTCTTGCTGATAGGATTCTTTTACCGAGACTTGGTAAAAAGAACACTCTAATGGCGGAATTTATTTTAATCTATATGATTGTATGGATTTTTGGTTCTATCCTTTTAAACGGGTACCTTCAAATTGCGTGGGGAAGTATTATTTCTGCGGGCATTATAACAGCAGGAGAAGTTTTCGTTCATCAGTACTTGTTAAAAAATATGCCGGAACGAAAAAAGGTGAAGCGCCAGCATAGAAGATTTAGACAGCCAAGTCTAAGGTATGCGACGGAGTTTGCCGAGGAGCAAGATCCGAGAGATAAAAAGAAAAAATAA
- a CDS encoding carbohydrate ABC transporter permease → MNSDVTVVTKKQTTQPVISLNKRKWLKKIVFYTTISLGALIMIIPFLWMLSTSIKDQGETMTLPPQFIPETITFINYAQVAESFPILKFLFNSFFVAVTSTLGQLLLCSMAAYAFSRLHFKGRDTLFFIYLATLMVPMQVTMTPQFILMKYLGWLDTYQGLILPGLFNAFGTFLLRQFFLGIPKSLEEAAFIDGASHFRVFFQIILPLSKPALATLAIFSFMQSWNNFLWPLIIVSNQDLMTLPLGLSILQGRWATDWNLLMAGVVISVIPILAVYLFAQKYFIKGITLSGIK, encoded by the coding sequence ATGAACAGTGATGTAACGGTCGTCACGAAAAAACAAACAACACAACCCGTCATCTCCCTCAACAAGAGAAAATGGCTGAAAAAGATTGTCTTCTACACCACGATCAGTCTAGGTGCACTCATCATGATCATCCCTTTTTTGTGGATGTTATCAACATCGATTAAAGATCAAGGAGAAACGATGACGCTTCCTCCACAGTTCATACCGGAGACGATTACATTCATCAACTACGCACAAGTAGCCGAATCATTCCCGATCTTGAAGTTCTTGTTCAACAGCTTTTTCGTAGCAGTCACTTCAACGCTCGGGCAATTGCTTCTTTGTTCGATGGCGGCTTACGCTTTCTCACGGCTTCATTTTAAAGGACGGGATACGTTATTTTTTATCTATCTTGCGACACTGATGGTCCCGATGCAGGTCACGATGACACCTCAGTTCATCTTGATGAAATATCTCGGCTGGTTAGATACGTATCAAGGTTTGATTCTACCAGGTTTATTTAACGCATTCGGCACGTTTTTATTACGACAGTTTTTCTTAGGAATACCAAAATCGTTAGAAGAAGCGGCATTTATCGATGGAGCCAGTCATTTTAGAGTGTTCTTTCAGATCATCTTGCCATTATCAAAACCGGCTCTTGCGACATTAGCCATCTTCTCGTTCATGCAATCGTGGAACAATTTTCTATGGCCGTTGATCATCGTAAGTAATCAAGATTTGATGACACTGCCGCTTGGACTTTCAATTCTTCAAGGGAGGTGGGCAACAGATTGGAATCTATTAATGGCTGGTGTTGTGATTAGTGTCATTCCGATCTTAGCTGTCTATTTATTCGCTCAGAAATACTTTATCAAAGGGATTACATTAAGTGGGATCAAATAA
- a CDS encoding symporter small accessory protein, whose translation MLGMEDGVITFVWIATVVSAVGCAVFGAVMWNKGGEDSK comes from the coding sequence TTGCTTGGAATGGAAGACGGAGTAATAACTTTTGTTTGGATTGCAACGGTGGTTTCTGCTGTAGGATGTGCTGTTTTTGGAGCAGTAATGTGGAATAAAGGAGGCGAAGATTCAAAATGA
- a CDS encoding carbohydrate ABC transporter permease encodes MVGDKGWKKWLVISFFLLPNFIGFLVFIGIPILTSLGLSFTKWDLLSTPEFIGFDNYKGIIEDTEFWSALKNTLLFIIAYLPTVLIVALGIAMLLNKNMKGRAFFRAAYFIPVVSSWVAVSLIWKWLFNPAYGLVNYFLSWFGFVGPDWLQDPQWAMIAIVLTSVWKDTGFVMVLFLAGLQNISETYYEAAEIDGASPLKKFLHITIPLLTPTTFFILIISLINSFQVFDQVMIMTEGGPAGSTTVLVQKIYNHAFRYFEMGYASAVSWVLFLIIFIVTLIQNRLQKRWVDYEQ; translated from the coding sequence ATGGTAGGGGATAAAGGTTGGAAAAAATGGCTAGTCATCAGTTTTTTCCTGTTACCTAACTTTATCGGATTTCTCGTCTTTATTGGTATCCCTATACTCACATCCCTGGGACTTAGTTTTACGAAGTGGGATTTATTATCAACTCCTGAGTTTATCGGCTTTGATAATTATAAAGGAATCATTGAAGACACAGAATTTTGGTCTGCACTAAAGAACACGCTTCTGTTTATAATCGCCTACTTACCAACCGTATTGATTGTAGCTCTTGGTATCGCGATGCTTTTAAATAAGAACATGAAAGGAAGAGCTTTCTTCCGAGCAGCTTATTTCATCCCGGTTGTTTCGTCTTGGGTGGCCGTGTCCCTCATTTGGAAATGGCTCTTCAACCCAGCTTATGGTCTGGTTAACTACTTTTTATCTTGGTTTGGGTTTGTCGGTCCTGACTGGCTACAAGATCCACAATGGGCGATGATCGCTATTGTACTAACGAGTGTTTGGAAAGATACAGGCTTTGTTATGGTCTTATTTCTAGCAGGGTTACAAAATATATCGGAAACGTACTATGAAGCTGCTGAAATCGACGGGGCTTCACCGTTAAAGAAGTTTCTTCACATCACGATTCCACTTCTTACACCTACGACTTTTTTCATACTTATTATCTCGTTGATCAATTCGTTTCAAGTGTTTGACCAGGTCATGATCATGACTGAAGGTGGACCTGCCGGTTCGACAACGGTCCTTGTTCAAAAGATTTACAACCATGCTTTTCGTTATTTTGAAATGGGCTATGCCTCAGCGGTCTCATGGGTACTCTTCCTTATCATCTTTATTGTTACCCTGATCCAAAACAGACTACAAAAGAGGTGGGTCGATTATGAACAGTGA
- a CDS encoding ROK family transcriptional regulator gives MDKLRIGNRNLIKDINRALVIENIRVNGPISRTDVSKKVKLSLSTVTNIVEDLITHNLVYEVGTATSTGGRRPILLELNDNFGYTFGIKIEERQVIIALTNLKATILLKKHYSFIKGSSPEVVLNTIQQGIEEILFQFGITNEYILGIGIASSGLISRKDGKVLRSTLLSWEDIDLCAQLRERYNVPIFIDNDVNAYTLAEYCLGIGRLHKNFICLSVGAGIGTGIVINNQLYYGEHGGAGEFGHIIVNIDGYKCHCGQNGCLEMYASEPFLAIEGNYLKAQYANTLLDEDFSFSEVYQAATKRDDLAIELLKRLGKNIGVGMVSAINSFNPSMVVLVGEGMIAKDFFLPYALKLADQNFFSNANCKTQIKLSKLGDDAWVQGAALLAINQLFQVPLYEESELLIK, from the coding sequence ATGGATAAATTACGTATAGGGAATCGGAATCTAATCAAAGATATCAACCGTGCACTCGTGATCGAAAACATTCGGGTTAACGGCCCGATTAGTCGAACAGATGTATCAAAGAAAGTAAAGCTCAGCTTATCGACTGTAACCAATATTGTGGAAGACTTGATTACGCACAACTTGGTTTATGAGGTTGGAACCGCTACTTCAACAGGCGGCAGACGTCCCATCCTCTTAGAGCTGAATGACAATTTCGGCTACACGTTCGGCATTAAGATCGAAGAAAGACAAGTCATCATTGCCCTCACAAACTTAAAAGCTACCATCCTCTTAAAAAAACATTATTCTTTCATCAAAGGAAGTTCGCCTGAAGTCGTTCTTAACACGATACAGCAAGGCATTGAAGAAATATTATTCCAGTTCGGAATCACAAATGAATACATTTTAGGAATCGGAATCGCTTCTTCTGGACTCATTAGCCGTAAGGATGGAAAGGTCCTACGATCGACTCTTCTCAGTTGGGAGGATATCGACCTATGTGCACAACTTAGAGAACGCTATAATGTTCCTATTTTTATTGATAACGATGTAAACGCTTACACGTTGGCGGAGTATTGTCTAGGTATCGGTCGTCTGCACAAGAACTTTATCTGTCTATCCGTCGGAGCGGGAATCGGTACAGGGATTGTAATCAACAATCAACTTTATTACGGGGAACATGGCGGGGCAGGAGAATTTGGGCATATCATCGTCAACATCGACGGTTATAAATGCCATTGCGGTCAGAACGGGTGCCTTGAGATGTATGCATCTGAACCCTTCTTAGCCATAGAAGGAAACTATCTAAAAGCTCAATATGCAAACACTCTATTAGATGAAGACTTCTCGTTTTCTGAAGTCTATCAAGCGGCAACGAAAAGAGATGATTTAGCGATCGAACTCTTAAAGAGGCTTGGTAAGAACATTGGCGTTGGCATGGTAAGTGCGATCAACAGCTTCAACCCTTCGATGGTCGTTTTAGTCGGAGAGGGCATGATCGCAAAAGATTTCTTCCTTCCTTATGCACTTAAACTCGCTGATCAAAATTTTTTCTCAAACGCGAACTGTAAAACCCAGATCAAGTTATCTAAACTCGGTGACGATGCATGGGTGCAAGGTGCTGCTCTCCTTGCGATCAACCAGCTGTTCCAAGTTCCGTTATATGAGGAATCAGAACTCTTAATCAAGTAA